A genomic segment from Triticum dicoccoides isolate Atlit2015 ecotype Zavitan chromosome 1A, WEW_v2.0, whole genome shotgun sequence encodes:
- the LOC119360048 gene encoding fatty-acid-binding protein 3, chloroplastic-like, with the protein MMVASVVPSPLALARPVRTRLLPPCDLPAGPSLQSASGCRVARGGARRPQHISFAAGGGAAGDAFVVEGATNVKFSRELTVPGHKEPLIILGTGYRDKFFVKVYAAAFYVDISIGLDTEQWRKKVGLETFDASSGFDSIFKAPVVKSLNITLVRDVDGNTFVKALDGVIARRIQKRTDEEESSLSAFRNSFLGRNLQKGTTIYLTWLEPSRMLVSVSTDQGPSQVDAEVKSATVNYALYDGFFGSSPVSPTLRSSTAQLLEAILTK; encoded by the exons ATGATGGTCGCCTCCGTCGTGCCCTCTCCCCTGGCACTCGCGAGGCCGGTCCGCACGCGTCTCCTTCCGCCCTGCGACCTGCCGGCCGGCCCCTCTCTGCAATCGGCCAGCGGCTGCCGCGTCGCGCGCGGCGGTGCACGGCGCCCGCAGCACATCTCGTTCGCAGCCGGAGGAGGCGCAG CGGGTGATGCTTTTGTCGTAGAAGGCGCGACGAATGTGAAGTTCTCTAGAGAGCTAACTGTTCCGGGCCACAAAGAGCCTCTGATCATCCTCGGCACAG GTTACAGAGACAAGTTCTTTGTCAAGGTATACGCCGCAGCGTTCTATGTGGATATCTCCATCGGACTCGATACCGAGCAATGGAGAAAAAAGGTCGGCCTCGAGACTTTCGATGCTTCCTCGGGTTTTGACTCCATTTTTAAAG CACCGGTTGTGAAATCTCTGAATATAACTCTAGTTAGAGACGTTGATGGCAACACCTTTGTGAAGGCTTTGGATGGCGTTATTGCTCGCCGGATTCAGAAACGTACCGATGAGGAAGAATCTTCACTGTCGGCCTTCCGGAACAGCTTTCTAGGGCGCAATCTCCAAAAGGGAACAACCATCTATTTAACTTGGTTGGAACCCTCAAGAATGCTG GTCTCGGTTTCGACGGACCAAGGTCCATCCCAAGTCGACGCTGAGGTCAAATCAGCTACTGTCAATTATGCTCTATATGATGGCTTCTTCGGCAGCTCTCCCGTATCCCCCACTTTGAGATCTTCCACTGCTCAGCTGCTAGAAGCTATCCTTACAAAGTGA